The DNA region CAGAACAGGCTGCATTGTTTTTCCAGCTCATCAACACCCGGTATGAACGTGGATCTATCATCCTCACTTCAAATAAAACTTTTGGCAAGTGGGGTGAGATTATGGCTGATGATGCAGTCGCCACTGCAACTCTGGATAGGCTCTTGCATCATTCCCATGTGGTGAGCCTTAAAGGCGATTCGTATCGTATGAAAGACAGAATGAAGATTGGAGCCGTTGGCTTCTAAAGATTTTTGCCGGAACTCTGCAATTTAACTCCGATGAAAAACTGCAATTTCATTCCGGTGTTGACAGTGTACATTAGCGTAGTCTCTTCCAGGCACTGCTGATATAGTTTGGATGAACCTCCTATTCCTCGGCCAATTCCTGTAGGGGTCATAGCAATACACTCCTTTTTTCTTTGTTCATTTGGAGCCTCTGCTATTTCCCGTTTCCTATACAGATGGTGTTTCTGAAGCGCTTACGTTCTTATGTCTGTTTATCTCACTACCTAAACCACATTTTGAGGTAGTCCTGGCAATTATGTAGTTTAAACTCCGTAATTCGATACTCCTGAATCCCCGCTTTTACAAGAGGATCACCATCGCAGAACTTTTCAATATCATCGCATTTAACAACGATAATGCCGCCGCCTATTTCTGCTTTGGGGCCTGATACAAGGATTGAGCCATCATCGAACCCAGATTTTAAATACTCAAGATGTGCGTCAATTGCTTTTTGCAGCTCACTTTTTTCAGGGAGGTCTTTTGCAAACGTTCCTTCCAATACATAATATTTCATGTCCTTTCTCCTTCTCCATTTTGCTTGTTTTTTCCACAACAAGACAAGCAAGTATGAATTCTAATGATTTTTGGCAATAGAAATTGGAATCCTGATGAAACTTATCATAAGTGCGATTGACAGTATCATCGCAAAATGGAATGGCATTTGCAGGCCTTGTAAATGAAAGAGTGATCGAACACCATCAATAAAAATGGGGGATGAAAATTGCCCCAAATACAGCATCGCGCTCATAATTGCCATTGCAGAAGTCATTTTTTCCTTATCAACATGTAAGGCTATTTGGGCATTTAATAGTGGTACCATTATGCCCAAACCAACGCCAAGGGAAAACAGACCGAAAATAATCGTAATAACATGATTCATAGAA from Sediminispirochaeta bajacaliforniensis DSM 16054 includes:
- a CDS encoding YciI family protein, translating into MKYYVLEGTFAKDLPEKSELQKAIDAHLEYLKSGFDDGSILVSGPKAEIGGGIIVVKCDDIEKFCDGDPLVKAGIQEYRITEFKLHNCQDYLKMWFR
- a CDS encoding ATP-binding protein, whose protein sequence is EQAALFFQLINTRYERGSIILTSNKTFGKWGEIMADDAVATATLDRLLHHSHVVSLKGDSYRMKDRMKIGAVGF